The genomic region GAGTCACAGGCAGCGACGCTCCGGACGCTCATTGCGCACCACGACCAGCTGGCAGTCCTTGCCGTACGGAACCCATACGACCTCTCTGTCTGTCCAGATGCGGCCACGTTTTTGACGACCTACGGCTACTCACCAGGTGCGATTCAGGCAGCGGCGAAAACACTGGCAGGGACAGTCGACCCAACGGGGACGCTTCCGGTCACGATTCCCGACTGAGGTCGCTTCAACGACAGTGCTCGTGAAACGCCAGCGACCTTATCCGAGAAACTCCTGTGCGGACTCGTGCAGCGGGACGAACCCCTCCGCACTGCGGGCCCCGGCCTGTTTCCCGAACACGAGATTCTCGGCGCGAAGTCCGTCGATGAGGTTGTCGAACTCGGCGTCGATGCCGCCGTGCTCGACGAGGAACTCTACCTGAGACTCGTGTTTCTTGATCGCTGTGACCTTCTGTTCCAGGTACCCATCGATATCGATGAACATGGAGGGGGTAAACTCCGATGTCGGCTTGCCGAAGTAGTAGATGTTGTCCGGATCACAGGGTTCGAAATCCGTCTCAACGAGGGGGAGCGAAGCCATGTAGTACGCGTCCGTCACTAACCGTGACGTCGCTCGGTGGTCTGGATGCAGATCGTCTTTGTAGTGCGTGAGGATGATGTCCGGGTCGTACTCCCGGATTACATCCACCATCTCTACACGGTTCTCCAGGGAGTAAGTGATCCGCCCGTCTTTGAACTCGAGGAACGCGACTTCCGACGCGCCTAACACTGCCCCCGAGGCGCGGGCCTCCTGTTCGCGGACTCTCCCGACGGCTTCCTGTGAGTCCGTTCGCAGCCCGCCGTACTCTCCCCGAGTCATGTGTACGATACTGACCTCGTCACCGCGTTCAGCGTGCTTTGCTATCGTACCGCCACAGAAGACATCTGCGTCGTCTGGGTGGGCAACTACTACGAGGACGTCCATACTATGCTATGGTATTGTAAGTTATTATTTATATCTTTTCTCTGTTACAGATGTGTGAGCAGGCGGTCGACGACGTACGCAGCACCGTCTTCGTCGAGACACATCGGGTTGAGAACAATCTCGCCCTCGTCGATGCGGTCCTCGCCGACATACACGCGTGGGTCCTCGCGCTGCAGTTCTGACACCAACGCGGCTGCCGAAAGAGTCGATTGGGAGGGAGTTATATCCACAATGATCCGTGGAGCAACACTCTGCTCACCACCAGCAACAACTGTGGTCTCTACGCCCGCTGCCTCAAGTTGGCTCGCCATGTTTTCGGCGAGGTTCTCCCACTCGGCGACAAGCGCTTCCTGATCCTCTTCGATGAATAGTTCTAGCGCGCGAATGAGGCCGACAAGTTCCTCCTTGCCGACCTTGAGCGACCGTCCGATTCCCTGTCTGGGAACCCCATCGAACCGTTCCGTATCGATAAGCGAGCTGGGTGGGTTCCAAACCCGGCGGTCGACGTGCATATCCTGGTGCTGCACAGCGATTGAACGGATATACTGACGTTTGCCGGCGATGATACCCGTCGTCTGTGGGCCGCGGATTCCTTTGCCACCGCTGAACACCACCATGTCCGCTCCCTGCTCGACGAAACGAGAGAGGTTCTCAATGGGCGGCACCTCGGCGGCAGCGTCGACAATCACGGGAACATCGTGTCGGTGTGCGATCTCCGAGACAGTCGAGAGGTCCGGCTGTGTGTATGTTTTCTGGACGTACGCGACCCCGGCAGTGTTTTCGTCGATGGCGCTTTCGATCTCCCAGGGTTCCACGTTTGTTGCGCCAGTGCCGAGATGGTAATCGTTTGTCCCGACATCGACAATGTTTGCGCCAGCCGCTCGCAGTGCGTGGTCGTACCCCGTCCGGTGAGTCCGGGGCATCACGATGTCGTTTGGTGCGTCTGTCGGATGGGGTAACTCCGACATGGTCTCCGGGTCGTCCCCCGCGATTGCGGCAGCCGCGGCCAACAACAGGCCGGCCTCAGCACCCGGCGAAACGTATCCGGCTTCCGACCCGGCGATTTCAGCGATCTGTTCGGAAGCCTTTGCCTCTAGATCACTCAGCTGAACGAATTCGTCGGCAGCAGCGCGCATGGCGTCCGCGGCTTCCTCTCGAATGAGGCTGCCGCCAATCCGCGTTTTTGTGCCCGCTGCATTGACGACCGGCGTGACACCCAACTGACGATACACCGACTCTGACTCTGTTGTGAATGGAACCATAGTTGTGCTCTTTTCACTACCGCTAGTCCCGTATACGAACTCAAACCCGCTCCAGGTATATGAAAGATTCCCATCTATAATCGAAAAACACAAACTATTATATATCTCTGTGGAACAATAACAGATATCGCATGGCACAGTTAGAGCTCGATAACCTTGTCAAGACGTTCTCCGACGGGAGCGACGAGGTTGTCGCTGTCGATACGGTGAATATGTCGCTAAACGACGGCGAGTTTCTGGTACTGGTCGGCCCATCCGGCTGTGGAAAATCGACAACCTTGCGGATGGTCGCCGGGCTTGAGACGGTGACTGAGGGTGATATTCTGATCGGAGACGAGTCTGTCATCGGCACCGAGCCCCGTGACCGCGATATCGCGATGGTCTTTCAGAACTACGCGCTCTATCCACATATGACCGCAGAGGAGAACATGTCGTTCGGGTTGAAGATGACGACGGACCTAGATACAGAAACGATTGAACAGCGTGTAACCGAGACAGCCGAGATGATGGGCATCGAGGACTTGCTTGATGATCCGCCAAAGGAGCTATCTGGGGGCCAGCAACAGCGGGTGGCGCTCGGGAGAGCAATCGTTCGGGACCCAGCGGTGTTCTTGATGGACGAGCCACTGAGCAATCTGGATGCCAAGCTCCGGACGAAAATGCGGACCGAGCTAAAGAGCCTCCAGAACGAACTCGACGTGACAACGATCTACGTTACTCACGACCAGACGGAGGCAATGACGATGGGCGACCGTATCGCTATTCTGGACGATGGCGTGTTACAGCAGGTTGGAACGCCACTGGAGTGTTATCACCGTCCAGCCAATCGGTTTGTCGCCGGGTTCATCGGGTCGCCCTCGATGAACTTCATTCCTGCCGCTGTCGAGGACGGGTCGCTAGTGCACCAGGAGTTTACCTACGAGCTGTCCGCTGAAACCGCCGCCCAGCTCGACGGGTACGAGGAAGTCATCCTCGGTGTCCGGCCTGAAGATATTCAGCTCAACACCGCGACTGGCCCGGAGCAGACCGTTACCGCGACCGTCGACGTCGTCGAGCCACTTGGGGACCTGTTTCATGTGTACGTGACTATCGACGGGCAGCAGTATACGGTCACCGTCGAGGATGGAGCAAACCTCGGGAATGGCGTCACGGTCGGATTGCGGTTCCCAGAGGAGGTCATCCATCTGTTTGATGCGGACTCCGGCACTGCGATCAAGAACAGTGAAACGGAAATCGACGAAGAGAATCCGGTTGCAGCCTGATTTTTCTCATTCCGCGACGGCCGATAGAACGTGGCTTGAGAATACCCGAGAAGGGTACCAGTGGTAGTGACGGCCGGAAGAATACCAAAGGAGCCACTGGGAGGACCAGCGCGGAACCGACCCATTTTGACGGCTCTGTGAGCAGGGCTTGCTGACGAGATGGTCTGAGACGTGCTTGCTCAGTATTCAATATTTCCGCTCTGCGAGCGGGTGTGGGAGTTCGTTTCGTAATGTGAAATTTATTCACGCAGTCACCAGCGAGGCGCAGTCACTTGCGATATGAACTGTTGTCGTTGTGAGGGGTCAGTACCACAACGGCACTGTATTTCGTAATACGACATCCGCATGGCCATCAGATAACAGGCGTACAAATATTATCGAAGTCGTCGACTGCTCTACACGTCTCACTAGGCGTCGGGAGCAGGGGAGAGACAGATGCAACCCTGACTGAGATTCAACACCTGTGAACAACCCTCACTGTAGGCCGGATGGTTGCACTGCGCTCTGGAGCGCACATACCTCAGAGATACAGCCATAGGATAACAGGCGTACATCTATTATCTAATTCAGAATCAGCCTGAGAGTTACCGGCCGTAGGTGATAGTGTCGGCGTTGGAGTGCAGACCAGTATCGAGGCGATACGAGAAGCGATTGCGGTTGTGCAAGGAGAGTGCTGAGCACGAACAGGGCGAATCGAAACGGACTGGGGGACCGTGACAGGACTAGTCCCGGTAACGCTGCTATCCTCGCTATATTCTCATTTGTATTTCGTATGCTGCGGCCGAGTTCAAGCTGATTGAACATCCTGGTGTACAGCAAGTGCCACGTCCGACATCTGCATCGGCCGGCATTAGAGCACCGGGACGACGCCGCCTTACTCCGTTTCTCAGTGGCAATACAGTGATCAGTAGGCACGTAAACGGACGGACGGAATTTAGGAGAGTCACTGGATTGCCGAGTTTTGGGTAGTATATCATGGTGCAGTCGTCGCGATGCCACTGGGAATACACCTGATAACACAGTCCCCGGACACAGAGTTCAATCTTGTTGAATAATTTTATAAACAGTTAGCCGAATATACGCGTATGACAGGACAAGGTCCGATAGAGTCCGCCGGGAGGGTGCTGGACATTATTGAAGCACTGAAAACGGAACAGGCACTCGGCGTCACTGAGCTGGCAGAGCGGGTGGAGATGCCCAAGAGCACAGTCCACGTTCATCTCTCGACACTCCAGAGCCGAGGCTACGTCGTCCAGGACCAGAACAAGGCGTATCGGCTGAGCTTGCGGTTTCTGGATATCGGGATGAAAGTCCGCGAGCGGCAGGAGATGTACCAGGAGGTCGCCCCGAAACTGAACGAGATAGCCGACGAAACCGACGAGAAAGCGTGGTGGATCGTCGAAGAGAACGGAAAGGCGGTCTTCCTGGCCAAAGCGCTCGGCAGTCGGGCGATTCAGACAAACTCACAGATCGGCCAGTACACCGAACTGTACAGGCTCGCTGGTGGCATGGCAATCCTCTCAGTGTTGCCGAAACACCGGCGGGAGACAATCCTCGAAAGCTACGACTACCCCCTCCCCGACGGTCGGGAGCGGCAGGAACTCGAAGCAGAACTCGACGAGATTCAGGACCGCGGCGTCGCCTACGGCATCGACCAGTTCCTCGAAGGCGTAGCCGGCGTCGGTGCCCCGCTGGTAGACAACGCCGGCAACACGTACGGTGCCATCAGCGTGTCGGGACCAGCGAACCGGCTGGACTCCGAACGCATCGAAAACGAACTGACCGACCTTATCCGTGGGATCTCCGGCGAGCTACAGGTGAATCTCTCGTATCAGTAGTTCTACTGACTCGAACACCACTGATCTGGGCAAGACACCTGTGAGACCGTTCGAATCCCTTCGGAACAACGCTATAGCACGATAGAAGCCGATTCAATAGAATAGAACTGACCGTGTTATATGTTGACACTCTTGATGTGTTAGCACTCTAGTGGTCGTTACCGCTCGGTGCATGGGGCTCGAACTATGGTCGGTAAGCCCCGTCTCGAACGGGGCCCTGCGCTATACGGCTAGTGACCGGGGATCGGGTCGTGCCCGGCGATTGTCGCCATAGTCAGTCAGTGACACCGACGCCGAGGTGTCTGTCGAGTACGTCCTCGTTGTTCTGGATCTCCGCCGCAGTCCCCTCGTGGACGATCTCGCCCTTTTCGAGGATGTACGTGTACTCCGAGACCGCCAGTGCGACCGGGATGTTCTGCTCGACGACCAGCACCGTGATACCCTGTTCGTTCAGTTCGAGGATCAGGTCCTCTATCTGCCGGACGACATAGGGTGCGAGCCCTTCCGTCGGTTCGTCAAGCAACAACAGATCCGGGTCGGCAGTCAGGGCGCGGCCGACCGCGAGCATCTGCTGTTCGCCACCGGAAAGGACCGACCCGTCCTTGTGTTCTCGCTCCGCGAGGTTCTCGAACATATCCAGTACGTCGTCGACTGACGGCCCATCAGGCGACTCGGCACCGATTTCACCCATTCTGATGTTCTCTCGGACGGTCAACTCGGGGAAGATCCGTCGCTCTTCGGGAACGAACCCGATGCCGCTCCGGATCGTCGCCTCGGAGTTGCGTGTCGTGATGTCCTCGCCGTTGAACGTTATTGACCCACCAGTCGGGGTGATGTTACCGACAATCGACCGTAGCGTCGTCGTCTTGCCGACGCCGTTGCGCCCGACCAGCGACACAACGCTTCCGCGTTCGACATCCATCGAGACGCCCTGTAGCACCTCGGTCATCCCGTACCCGGCCCGGACATCTTCGAGAGAGAGGAGCGGGTCAGTCATTCTCGGACACCACCGAGGTACGCATCGCGGACGTCTTCGTTGTTTGCGATCTCGTCGGGTGTCCCGCTTGCGAGTTCTTCGCCGCGAGTAAGGACAGTAATCCGGTCCGAGACACGCATCACGAGGTCGATATCGTGTTCGATGAGCATCAACGACCGATCCGAGAGGACCTCATCGATGAGGTCCATCGTGGCCTGTGTTTCCTCGCTACTCATTCCGGCGGTCGGTTCGTCGAGCATGACGAGGGCGGGGTCTGTCGCCAGCACGAGCCCCAGTTCGAGTCGTCGCTGATCGCCGTACGCCAGGGCCTCCGCGTGCTCGTCAGCCCTGTCTTGGAGCCCGATCTGTTCCAGCACCGTCCCGGTTTGCTCCGTGATCTCGTCGAAGCCGTTCTTGTCACGGAACAGCGCTTCGCTGGGATTGATCTCGTCACTGTGGACGGACTGTGCTGCCAGCCGCACGTTTTCTCGAACGGTGAGACCGCCGAAAACGTTCGTAATCTGGAACGAGCGGCCCAGTCCGCGGCCAACCCGTTCGTGTGGCGCGACGTCAGTGATGTCCTCACCTTTGAACCGCACGACACCCGCTGACGGCGATAGTGCGCCAGTGATGAGATTAAACGTCGTTGTCTTCCCGGCCCCGTTTGGCCCGATAACGCTCCTGAACTCACCGTCCGCAACCGACAGCGACACGTCGTCAACGGCGGTGAGCTTGCCGAACCGCTTCGTCAGTCCGTCCGTTTCGAGTACAGTCTCAGTCATCGCTTCTCACTTCCGGCTCATCCATGTCGACAGGACCGTCCGCGTTGTTGGCCGTCTCCAGCCGTTGTGCGACGAGAGACGGAATCGATACGATACCGCGTGGGACGAACAGCACGAACAGGATAAACATCGTCCCGATGATAAGCCGCCACTGGTCGGTGTACGACGAGAGGAACTCCTCGGCACCGAAGAAGACACCGGAGCCGATCATGGGACCGTACAGTGTCCCCATTCCGCCAAACAGCGCAATGACGATGACTTCACCAGAGTGGATCCAGTTGAGGGTCTGGTCCGGTGAAATGATGACTGTCGACGGACTGATTGCGAGGAGGCCGCCAGCCAGTCCAGCCATTCCGCCGCTGATGACAAACGCCCGGCGCTTGTATCTGTTGACGTCATAGCCGATGAACTCCGCTCGCTCCTCGCTTTCCCGAATCGACTGCAGGACACTGCCAAACGGCGCGTTCATCATGCGCCGAGCGAACAGGAACGACAGCAGGGCGATGAGCAAGGCGAGATAGTAGAACACGAACTGCTGTCCGAGTTCGTAGCCGAGGAGCCCGAACTCGATGTTCGAGAGCGACGCCCCGACAGTACCGAATCCGAGGAACGCTTCGAAGCCGAGCAGGCCGTCGCTCCCGCCGGTAAAGTCGAACTTGAACACAGCGCTGTAGAGCAGTTCCGCGAACGCCAGCGTGATCATGGCGAAGTACACGCCGGAGACCCGAATCGAGAGGCTGCCGACGATCCAAGCTAGGACAGCACAGATGAGAATCGCCCCGAGCAACACGACGAAAACCGACTGCGAATAGTGCAACATGACGAGCGCGGCGGTGTACGCACCGACGCCGTAGAACATCGTGTGGCCCAGGGGGACCAGGCCGGCATAGCCCATCACGATATCGAGACTCAGTGCGAAGATAGCCCAGATCAGGATCTCGTTGAGAACGACGAGGTAGTACTGGTCGCCCATGAACAGAATCGCGAGTGGGGCGAGCGCGAGCGCGACAACGGCGATACCGCCGAGCCGTACCCGTGTGCTGTCCGCCAGTACCCCGCCGTACCCCCCGACGAGGATCTCGCCCTCGCTTTCCGACTCGTCACCTCGCGTTCCGAACAGTCCTTGCGGTTTCACGAGCAACACGGCGATCATGAGCAGGTACACAGTCAACCCCTCGAGATTGGGAACGCTCAGCGTGACATCGCCGACCGTTGCCACGACAGACCCACTGTAGGCCCGCATCAGCGTCTGGACGACACCGACGAGCAACCCGCCGAAGACGGCACCCCTGAAGCTACCGAGGCCGCCGAGGACGACGACAACGAACGCCGGGATGATGACGCTGTTCCCCATGCCGGTGTTCACGTTCTGGTAGCCGCCGAGGACGATCCCGGCGACGGCAGCGAGCGCCGCACCGACACCGAAGACCAGCGTGTAGTACTGGTCGATGTCGATACCGACGTTGCGGACCATTTCGCGGTCCTGCGATCCGGCACGAATGATCATCCCGTACTTCGTCCGGTTCAGCAGGTACCACGTCACGACCGCGAGCAGCGCCGCAAAGACGATCATGAAGTAATTGTACACGGACACCTGGACGCCCAGTATGGACACTGGCCGACTCAGATACTCCGGGACAGCTAGCTGTCGTTGCTGTGTCCCCCAGATAAGACGGATACCGTCGTTGATCACGAGCACGAGCCCGAACGTCAGGAGAATGTGATATAACGGGTCTCGACCGTACAGCGGTCGGACAGTCGTTCGCTCGATAGCGGCACCGATGAGGCCGACGGCGACCGGTGCAACCACTATCGCGATCCAGAACCCAGTCCCCGCGCCGAACGGCGCGATGATGCTGAGGGAGAAATACGCACCGAGTGCGAACAGTTCGCCATGGGAGAAGTTGATCACGTCCATCACGCCGAAAATGACCGATAGGCCGGCGGCTAGCAGGACGTAAACCATCCCCAGGGTGAGGCCATTCAGCAGTTGTTCGATGAAGTCGGCAGCAACCATTGTGCTACCTACATCTCACAGCCGAGGTCACTGGCTGGTGGCAGCGTCTCCGAACCCGGGACCTGTTCGAGGAGTTCGACATCCGCTGTGTCGCCATCGCCTTCGACGAGTTCGGCCATCCACGTCGGATTGGTGGCCTGGTGATCGCTCTCCCGAAGCGTGATATCCCCAAGCACTGTCGTGAACGTGCCTCCTTCGAGGGCGTCCCGGACATCCCCCGGTTCGGTGCTCCCGGCTTCGTTCATTCCTTTGGCCATCAGCCGTATCGAGTCGTAGCCGACGCGGGCGAAGTTGCCGGGCTCTCTGTCGTTCTCGCTGGCGTAGGCCTCGACGAATGCCTGATTGTCCCCGGTCTCGAGCGAGGGGTCATACCGAGCGCCGCCGAAGGTGCCGACGCTGTTCGACCCGGTCCCGGCACGGACGCTCTGGAACGTCTGGGTCGGACCGACAACAGCCATCTGGTCGGTGAGGCCCTGATCTGCGGCCTGGTTAGTGAAGTTCACCAGATCACCACCGGTCATCCCCAACACGACCACGTCAGCGTCGGAGTTGCTGATCTGCGTGATGAACGAGCCGTAGTTGCTGGCACCCAACGCCGACGTTGATGTCCCGACCTCGGTGTAGTCGTCACTGGCACTCTCCATTCGTCTGCTCGTGCGGTTGTACACCGAGTCGCCGTACGCGTAGTCCGCGTAGTGGAACCAGACGTTGTTCCCCAGATTGTTGACTGAATACGCCGATATCGCCTCAGCGATCTGTGCAGTGTTCGTTTCAAAGCGGAACACCCATTCGTTGCAGGCAGACCCGGTGATCGGAACCGCTGCGCCGCCTGGGAAGTAGATATGCTCAGATTGCGCGGCAAAGTCGTTCAGCCCGAGCGCAACGGAGCTTGAAATCGCACCGAACACGAACTCTGCCCCCTCTTCCTGAACGACACGCTGGGCCTCGGACTGTGCGGCCCCGGCCTCAGTCTCTGTATCGCCCGTCACCAGCTCGAACTCGAAGTCGTAGTCGTCGTTGTTGTTTATCTCCGTTACAGCGAGTTCAGCGCCAGTACGCTGGCCCGGCCCGAGAGAGCTGAACGGGCCAGTCATTGGATTCAGGCTCGCGACGGTCACCGCCTCCTCGCCACCTGTTGATCCACCTTGGCAGCCGGCGAGGCCAAGCGCGCCGACCGCGCCAGCGGCGGCGATGAACTGTCTCCGTGAACGGTCGATTCCCACACTACTGTCTGGTGAGGTACCTTCGCTCGACATAGGTTCATTATCTATTGTTAAGCAAATCGTATTAAAGCCTTGCCCCCTGTCGGCGTGTCTCGCGCTGTTCGCCGCGTTCGGTAACTCCACTATCGCGTCTCGCGGCTTTTGATCCCCACCGCCGTGGGGGCTAGCTGGTGTTGTCGTCCTGTCTGTACAGCCACGCCAGCGCAGTCCCGAGTACTGCGGTCGCCCCAGTCAGTGCTGTAAA from Haloarcula hispanica ATCC 33960 harbors:
- a CDS encoding PIG-L deacetylase family protein, with the translated sequence MDVLVVVAHPDDADVFCGGTIAKHAERGDEVSIVHMTRGEYGGLRTDSQEAVGRVREQEARASGAVLGASEVAFLEFKDGRITYSLENRVEMVDVIREYDPDIILTHYKDDLHPDHRATSRLVTDAYYMASLPLVETDFEPCDPDNIYYFGKPTSEFTPSMFIDIDGYLEQKVTAIKKHESQVEFLVEHGGIDAEFDNLIDGLRAENLVFGKQAGARSAEGFVPLHESAQEFLG
- a CDS encoding aminotransferase class V-fold PLP-dependent enzyme; protein product: MVPFTTESESVYRQLGVTPVVNAAGTKTRIGGSLIREEAADAMRAAADEFVQLSDLEAKASEQIAEIAGSEAGYVSPGAEAGLLLAAAAAIAGDDPETMSELPHPTDAPNDIVMPRTHRTGYDHALRAAGANIVDVGTNDYHLGTGATNVEPWEIESAIDENTAGVAYVQKTYTQPDLSTVSEIAHRHDVPVIVDAAAEVPPIENLSRFVEQGADMVVFSGGKGIRGPQTTGIIAGKRQYIRSIAVQHQDMHVDRRVWNPPSSLIDTERFDGVPRQGIGRSLKVGKEELVGLIRALELFIEEDQEALVAEWENLAENMASQLEAAGVETTVVAGGEQSVAPRIIVDITPSQSTLSAAALVSELQREDPRVYVGEDRIDEGEIVLNPMCLDEDGAAYVVDRLLTHL
- a CDS encoding ABC transporter ATP-binding protein, whose product is MAQLELDNLVKTFSDGSDEVVAVDTVNMSLNDGEFLVLVGPSGCGKSTTLRMVAGLETVTEGDILIGDESVIGTEPRDRDIAMVFQNYALYPHMTAEENMSFGLKMTTDLDTETIEQRVTETAEMMGIEDLLDDPPKELSGGQQQRVALGRAIVRDPAVFLMDEPLSNLDAKLRTKMRTELKSLQNELDVTTIYVTHDQTEAMTMGDRIAILDDGVLQQVGTPLECYHRPANRFVAGFIGSPSMNFIPAAVEDGSLVHQEFTYELSAETAAQLDGYEEVILGVRPEDIQLNTATGPEQTVTATVDVVEPLGDLFHVYVTIDGQQYTVTVEDGANLGNGVTVGLRFPEEVIHLFDADSGTAIKNSETEIDEENPVAA
- a CDS encoding IclR family transcriptional regulator — its product is MTGQGPIESAGRVLDIIEALKTEQALGVTELAERVEMPKSTVHVHLSTLQSRGYVVQDQNKAYRLSLRFLDIGMKVRERQEMYQEVAPKLNEIADETDEKAWWIVEENGKAVFLAKALGSRAIQTNSQIGQYTELYRLAGGMAILSVLPKHRRETILESYDYPLPDGRERQELEAELDEIQDRGVAYGIDQFLEGVAGVGAPLVDNAGNTYGAISVSGPANRLDSERIENELTDLIRGISGELQVNLSYQ
- a CDS encoding ABC transporter ATP-binding protein yields the protein MTDPLLSLEDVRAGYGMTEVLQGVSMDVERGSVVSLVGRNGVGKTTTLRSIVGNITPTGGSITFNGEDITTRNSEATIRSGIGFVPEERRIFPELTVRENIRMGEIGAESPDGPSVDDVLDMFENLAEREHKDGSVLSGGEQQMLAVGRALTADPDLLLLDEPTEGLAPYVVRQIEDLILELNEQGITVLVVEQNIPVALAVSEYTYILEKGEIVHEGTAAEIQNNEDVLDRHLGVGVTD
- a CDS encoding ABC transporter ATP-binding protein translates to MTETVLETDGLTKRFGKLTAVDDVSLSVADGEFRSVIGPNGAGKTTTFNLITGALSPSAGVVRFKGEDITDVAPHERVGRGLGRSFQITNVFGGLTVRENVRLAAQSVHSDEINPSEALFRDKNGFDEITEQTGTVLEQIGLQDRADEHAEALAYGDQRRLELGLVLATDPALVMLDEPTAGMSSEETQATMDLIDEVLSDRSLMLIEHDIDLVMRVSDRITVLTRGEELASGTPDEIANNEDVRDAYLGGVRE
- a CDS encoding ABC transporter permease encodes the protein MVAADFIEQLLNGLTLGMVYVLLAAGLSVIFGVMDVINFSHGELFALGAYFSLSIIAPFGAGTGFWIAIVVAPVAVGLIGAAIERTTVRPLYGRDPLYHILLTFGLVLVINDGIRLIWGTQQRQLAVPEYLSRPVSILGVQVSVYNYFMIVFAALLAVVTWYLLNRTKYGMIIRAGSQDREMVRNVGIDIDQYYTLVFGVGAALAAVAGIVLGGYQNVNTGMGNSVIIPAFVVVVLGGLGSFRGAVFGGLLVGVVQTLMRAYSGSVVATVGDVTLSVPNLEGLTVYLLMIAVLLVKPQGLFGTRGDESESEGEILVGGYGGVLADSTRVRLGGIAVVALALAPLAILFMGDQYYLVVLNEILIWAIFALSLDIVMGYAGLVPLGHTMFYGVGAYTAALVMLHYSQSVFVVLLGAILICAVLAWIVGSLSIRVSGVYFAMITLAFAELLYSAVFKFDFTGGSDGLLGFEAFLGFGTVGASLSNIEFGLLGYELGQQFVFYYLALLIALLSFLFARRMMNAPFGSVLQSIRESEERAEFIGYDVNRYKRRAFVISGGMAGLAGGLLAISPSTVIISPDQTLNWIHSGEVIVIALFGGMGTLYGPMIGSGVFFGAEEFLSSYTDQWRLIIGTMFILFVLFVPRGIVSIPSLVAQRLETANNADGPVDMDEPEVRSDD
- a CDS encoding ABC transporter substrate-binding protein, with product MSSEGTSPDSSVGIDRSRRQFIAAAGAVGALGLAGCQGGSTGGEEAVTVASLNPMTGPFSSLGPGQRTGAELAVTEINNNDDYDFEFELVTGDTETEAGAAQSEAQRVVQEEGAEFVFGAISSSVALGLNDFAAQSEHIYFPGGAAVPITGSACNEWVFRFETNTAQIAEAISAYSVNNLGNNVWFHYADYAYGDSVYNRTSRRMESASDDYTEVGTSTSALGASNYGSFITQISNSDADVVVLGMTGGDLVNFTNQAADQGLTDQMAVVGPTQTFQSVRAGTGSNSVGTFGGARYDPSLETGDNQAFVEAYASENDREPGNFARVGYDSIRLMAKGMNEAGSTEPGDVRDALEGGTFTTVLGDITLRESDHQATNPTWMAELVEGDGDTADVELLEQVPGSETLPPASDLGCEM